Proteins found in one Brachyspira murdochii DSM 12563 genomic segment:
- a CDS encoding MATE family efflux transporter — MNNHIGTDLTESKVVPTLIKLLIPILLSNILNVVYNIADSIWIGNIIGPLGLSAVAVSFPIMLLIGSFAFGVNMANGVIVSQYYGARDYDTVSHVIKVSTTLGVIILFTVGSLMLIFSRTILKIMNTPENAMDMALIYLRISIIGLPFAYAYFFISSILRAVGDTVRPLIFLIISSMLNIILDPILIKGFLIIPAMGLEGAAIATVISQFTSVLISTTYLRMKNSFIKINPFIFTFDLKMTKKIMKLGIPISFNQFIVAFGWLVITRLISSFGEAASATVAIVNRVESLFIMPIGALGNAVMTMSAQNIGAKKLDRVKEIFKSGIIIGLIISSVMSIFSITNPYLLIRMFTKDVSVFEYAKSYIYTIMPIFIFYSVMFVCNGVINGAGKTIVIMAFTTSTTLILRTILAYALSAHFELIGIWASMGICYIINTLFSLYYLKSNKWQKNANITN, encoded by the coding sequence ATGAACAATCATATAGGAACAGACCTCACAGAATCAAAAGTCGTTCCCACATTAATAAAACTTCTTATACCAATATTATTGTCTAATATACTGAATGTTGTGTATAATATAGCAGACAGTATTTGGATAGGTAATATTATAGGACCGCTTGGGCTTTCTGCAGTTGCTGTGAGTTTTCCAATAATGCTTTTAATAGGATCTTTTGCATTCGGAGTTAATATGGCTAACGGGGTTATAGTATCACAGTATTACGGAGCTAGAGATTATGATACTGTAAGCCATGTTATAAAAGTATCTACTACATTGGGAGTTATAATACTTTTTACTGTAGGCTCTCTTATGCTTATATTTTCAAGAACTATATTAAAAATCATGAATACTCCAGAAAATGCTATGGACATGGCACTTATATATTTGAGAATATCTATAATAGGGCTTCCATTTGCATATGCTTATTTTTTTATATCTTCTATACTTAGAGCAGTAGGAGACACTGTAAGACCTTTAATATTTTTAATTATATCTTCTATGCTTAATATAATATTAGACCCAATACTTATAAAAGGCTTTTTGATAATACCTGCTATGGGACTTGAAGGTGCTGCCATTGCTACAGTAATATCTCAGTTTACTTCCGTACTTATAAGCACAACATATTTAAGAATGAAAAACAGCTTCATCAAAATTAATCCTTTTATATTCACATTCGATTTAAAAATGACTAAAAAAATAATGAAATTAGGGATTCCAATTTCATTCAATCAATTTATAGTAGCTTTCGGCTGGCTTGTAATAACTAGGCTTATAAGTAGTTTTGGAGAGGCTGCAAGTGCAACTGTGGCTATTGTTAATAGAGTGGAATCATTATTTATCATGCCTATAGGTGCTTTGGGTAATGCTGTTATGACAATGTCGGCACAAAATATTGGAGCTAAAAAATTAGATAGAGTAAAAGAAATATTTAAAAGCGGCATTATAATAGGACTTATAATATCTTCTGTTATGAGTATATTTTCAATAACTAATCCTTATCTGCTTATAAGAATGTTTACAAAAGATGTTTCAGTATTTGAATATGCTAAAAGCTATATTTATACTATCATGCCTATATTTATTTTTTATTCTGTGATGTTTGTATGTAATGGCGTTATAAACGGAGCAGGAAAAACTATTGTAATAATGGCTTTCACCACATCAACAACGCTTATATTAAGAACTATTTTAGCTTATGCATTATCAGCTCATTTTGAACTTATAGGTATATGGGCTTCTATGGGTATATGTTATATAATAAATACTTTATTTAGTCTTTACTATTTGAAATCTAATAAATGGCAGAAAAATGCTAATATTACAAACTAA
- a CDS encoding cyclic nucleotide-binding domain-containing protein, translating into MSVSIEENGNIKLKPNSIIFYEGEKVQNISIVTNGEIDVYISSKDILGIEDENEIMRYSCRLFSIPKNIMIGIGSYKTNSKYMFSFKSKDDTEIYAVKTPNQEYVKTFFKVNKSYLTNLYHSIAYVILKSYEEYIKIKRINDDVKIISSNLAVIYFNLQQTKSKNIKSEMLKKYKETYEDSINSGFNFPTSFDVDFIRADHSEIYMHNKNQFDEEENTEKLEFEIDYVRRFLTMPRNIKTQFFSYDTNMSLDASHMLYETLKKISSLLKTEIVEAIENILFLSSNESESLFGEYVKTASELDKQGKDNDVWVKYIRFMSSIIKDIYSKIKTQYDYDLNIDTEEMDSILKRISKNNYSADEISPDIDGIDNIKVTIGFEELPSEVKDPAKKLIEMSGIDENKAKSFMKSLNAFRKLRDKFSTEDDVRKIRRGVTTVFFEIYKEIAKRAIINGENSRLVKMFLNFGYMDDQLLTPNQIMDLYEIKDKSKTKKINVFYIDEWLQKIYDKEEPPSVNGFGQDYREALRELKKRGTISDKELEEHWESSSKRLEYEVENMIETTHRLCYGQVSVYFPILHKDMITKDFERALIRRDVMEKSMKDITDIDFSAFYREVLYKNKELNIEKELVMQEVLPNIILMPTFGSRAIMWEELSSRQKNSTGRFLFPIFTSEDLEALLIPTIGAFRWELCKTMLGPAWNDITQMSITSEYSDYVQFYKKNRNLSDEAKEKLKIQIKKCRNNLREVFVSDYNLWIKYESKGIMRLNRVARGILYRQVPFAKNIREELAKQPMFSEIANRFKNIRSKKATELENRYFKFTKTGNPLPYELQHHIEFYKDM; encoded by the coding sequence ATGAGTGTAAGTATTGAAGAAAACGGAAATATTAAATTAAAACCAAATTCTATTATTTTTTATGAAGGAGAAAAAGTACAAAATATATCTATAGTTACTAATGGAGAAATAGATGTTTATATATCTTCTAAAGACATATTGGGAATTGAAGATGAAAATGAAATTATGCGTTACAGCTGCAGGCTATTTTCAATACCTAAAAATATTATGATTGGTATTGGAAGCTATAAAACTAATTCTAAATATATGTTTTCTTTCAAATCAAAAGATGATACTGAAATATATGCTGTAAAAACTCCAAATCAGGAATATGTTAAAACATTTTTTAAAGTTAATAAATCATACCTTACTAATTTATATCATTCTATAGCTTATGTTATCTTAAAATCTTATGAAGAATATATTAAAATAAAAAGAATTAATGATGATGTGAAAATAATATCTTCAAATCTTGCTGTTATATATTTTAATTTGCAGCAGACTAAATCAAAAAATATAAAATCTGAAATGCTAAAAAAATACAAGGAAACTTATGAAGATTCTATAAACTCAGGTTTTAACTTCCCTACTTCCTTTGACGTAGATTTTATAAGAGCTGATCACTCTGAAATATACATGCATAATAAAAATCAGTTTGACGAAGAAGAAAATACTGAAAAACTAGAATTTGAAATTGATTATGTTAGAAGATTTTTAACTATGCCTAGAAATATTAAAACTCAATTCTTCTCATACGACACTAATATGAGTTTGGATGCATCGCATATGCTTTATGAAACTCTAAAAAAAATATCATCTTTGCTGAAAACAGAAATAGTTGAAGCTATAGAAAATATTTTATTTTTATCATCAAATGAAAGCGAATCATTGTTTGGAGAATATGTAAAAACAGCTTCTGAATTAGATAAACAAGGCAAGGATAATGATGTATGGGTTAAATATATAAGGTTTATGTCAAGTATCATAAAAGATATTTACAGCAAAATAAAAACTCAATATGATTATGACCTTAATATAGATACTGAGGAAATGGATTCTATATTAAAAAGAATCTCTAAAAATAATTATTCTGCAGATGAAATTAGTCCGGATATAGACGGTATTGATAATATAAAAGTTACTATAGGATTTGAGGAACTTCCTAGTGAAGTAAAAGATCCTGCTAAAAAATTAATAGAAATGTCTGGAATTGATGAAAATAAAGCTAAAAGTTTTATGAAATCTCTAAATGCATTTAGAAAATTGAGAGATAAATTTAGTACAGAAGACGATGTAAGAAAAATAAGAAGAGGTGTTACAACTGTATTCTTTGAAATATATAAAGAAATAGCAAAAAGAGCTATAATAAATGGGGAAAACAGCAGACTTGTAAAAATGTTTCTAAACTTCGGATATATGGACGATCAGCTGCTTACACCAAATCAAATAATGGATTTGTACGAAATTAAAGACAAAAGCAAAACAAAAAAAATAAATGTTTTCTATATAGACGAATGGCTTCAGAAAATATACGATAAAGAAGAACCGCCTTCTGTAAATGGATTTGGTCAGGACTACAGAGAAGCTTTAAGAGAATTAAAAAAACGAGGTACTATAAGCGATAAAGAACTTGAAGAGCATTGGGAAAGTTCTTCTAAAAGACTTGAGTATGAAGTTGAAAATATGATTGAAACTACTCATAGACTATGCTATGGTCAGGTTAGCGTATATTTCCCTATACTTCATAAAGATATGATTACAAAAGATTTTGAAAGAGCATTAATACGAAGAGATGTAATGGAAAAATCTATGAAAGATATTACAGATATAGATTTCTCTGCATTCTATAGAGAGGTATTATATAAAAACAAAGAATTAAATATAGAAAAAGAACTAGTTATGCAGGAAGTACTTCCTAATATAATACTTATGCCTACATTCGGTTCAAGAGCTATAATGTGGGAAGAACTTTCAAGCAGACAAAAAAACAGTACTGGAAGATTCTTATTCCCTATATTTACTTCAGAAGACTTAGAAGCTCTTCTTATACCTACAATCGGGGCATTCAGATGGGAATTATGCAAAACTATGCTTGGACCTGCTTGGAATGATATTACTCAGATGTCTATTACTTCTGAATACAGCGATTATGTTCAGTTCTATAAGAAAAATAGAAATTTGTCAGATGAAGCTAAAGAAAAATTAAAAATACAAATTAAAAAATGCAGAAACAATCTAAGAGAAGTATTTGTTTCAGACTACAACCTATGGATAAAATACGAAAGCAAAGGTATTATGCGTCTTAACAGAGTAGCAAGAGGTATATTATATAGACAAGTTCCTTTTGCTAAAAACATAAGAGAGGAACTAGCTAAACAGCCTATGTTCTCAGAGATAGCAAACAGATTTAAAAATATCAGAAGCAAAAAAGCTACAGAGCTTGAAAACAGATATTTTAAATTTACAAAAACAGGAAATCCTCTGCCTTATGAATTACAGCATCATATAGAGTTCTATAAAGATATGTAA
- a CDS encoding rod shape-determining protein, with amino-acid sequence MFNWLYNMFSSDMGIDLGTANTLVYVKGEGIVLAEPSVVAIEKSTGNVIAVGNEAKRMLGKVPNSIAAIRPMRDGVIADFETVEKMIRYFINKVHNKRTLVKPRIAIGIPTGITEVERRAVRESCEQAGARTIFLIEQARAAAIGADMPINEPHGNMIIEIGGGTTEVAVLSLGSMVRSASIRVGGDELDDAIIKYMQRTHNLYIGEKTAEEIKINIGHAYKGDISKTMDIRGRDSVSGLPKTLTINSAEIKDAIADILIEILEAVKSVLNQTPPEISADIVERGIVMSGGTSLLPGFTDLISMETGVPVILAESPLTCVAIGCGKFIEETKNLKNYRRYS; translated from the coding sequence ATGTTTAACTGGTTATATAATATGTTCTCAAGTGATATGGGAATTGATTTAGGTACAGCTAATACTTTAGTATATGTAAAAGGAGAAGGTATTGTTTTGGCTGAACCTTCTGTAGTAGCTATAGAAAAAAGTACGGGAAATGTTATTGCTGTAGGAAATGAAGCAAAAAGAATGTTGGGTAAAGTGCCTAACTCTATAGCAGCAATAAGACCTATGAGAGACGGAGTTATTGCAGATTTTGAAACTGTTGAAAAAATGATAAGATATTTTATAAATAAAGTACATAATAAAAGAACTTTAGTAAAACCAAGAATAGCTATAGGTATTCCTACTGGTATTACTGAAGTTGAAAGACGTGCTGTTAGAGAAAGCTGCGAACAGGCTGGGGCTAGAACTATATTTTTAATAGAACAGGCAAGAGCAGCAGCAATTGGTGCTGATATGCCTATTAATGAGCCGCATGGAAATATGATTATAGAAATAGGAGGCGGTACCACTGAGGTTGCTGTACTTTCGCTTGGAAGTATGGTAAGAAGTGCTTCTATACGTGTGGGAGGCGATGAGCTTGATGATGCCATTATCAAATACATGCAGAGAACTCATAACCTCTATATAGGTGAAAAAACTGCTGAAGAGATAAAAATAAATATTGGTCATGCTTATAAGGGCGATATATCAAAAACTATGGACATAAGAGGCCGCGATTCTGTATCCGGACTTCCTAAAACTCTTACAATTAACAGTGCAGAAATTAAAGATGCCATAGCTGATATATTGATAGAAATATTAGAAGCTGTAAAATCTGTACTTAATCAGACTCCTCCAGAAATTTCTGCTGATATTGTAGAAAGAGGTATTGTTATGAGCGGAGGTACTTCACTTCTTCCGGGTTTTACTGACTTAATATCTATGGAAACCGGAGTTCCAGTAATTCTTGCTGAAAGTCCGCTTACATGCGTCGCTATAGGATGCGGAAAGTTTATAGAAGAGACTAAAAACTTAAAAAACTATAGAAGATACTCTTAA
- a CDS encoding Bax inhibitor-1/YccA family protein has product MANPVLSDKAFNYASSYENENTMTLNGAINKSIILTLVLMLSAMVSVFFVLAKRPEMIYPAAFGSSIAAFVLALIMTFKKELSKVFSILYAILEGIAIGAVSYVFNAAYNGIVVQAVFLTFLDLFIMLVLYRFRIIRVTEKLRSVIMVSTLCIGLVYLVNFIMSFFGTRIPFLYGSSPLSIGISIVIVLIASFNLLLDFDFMEKGEEYNMPKYFEWYAAFGLLVTLVWLYLEILKLLAKTRSRD; this is encoded by the coding sequence ATGGCAAATCCAGTATTATCAGATAAGGCATTTAATTATGCATCAAGTTATGAAAATGAAAATACAATGACTCTTAATGGGGCAATTAACAAGTCAATAATACTAACATTAGTATTAATGCTTTCGGCTATGGTAAGTGTATTCTTTGTTTTGGCAAAAAGACCAGAGATGATTTATCCTGCTGCTTTTGGTTCGTCTATAGCTGCTTTTGTTTTAGCTTTGATAATGACTTTCAAAAAAGAATTGTCTAAAGTTTTTTCTATACTTTATGCTATACTAGAAGGTATTGCTATAGGGGCTGTTTCTTATGTATTTAATGCTGCCTATAATGGTATAGTTGTTCAGGCTGTGTTTCTTACATTCTTAGATTTATTTATAATGTTAGTTTTATACAGATTTAGAATAATAAGAGTAACAGAAAAATTGAGAAGTGTGATTATGGTATCTACTTTGTGTATAGGTCTTGTATATTTAGTTAATTTCATAATGTCATTTTTTGGTACTAGAATACCTTTCTTGTATGGTTCAAGTCCTTTAAGTATTGGAATAAGTATTGTAATAGTTCTTATTGCTTCTTTCAATCTTCTTTTGGATTTTGATTTTATGGAGAAAGGTGAAGAGTATAATATGCCTAAATATTTTGAGTGGTATGCTGCTTTTGGACTTCTTGTTACTTTAGTATGGCTTTATTTGGAGATATTAAAACTTTTAGCTAAAACTAGAAGCAGAGATTAA
- a CDS encoding response regulator has translation MSDINTKEADGINEFGKPYKVLIVDDSAFVVKQLQQIFVSEQYNVVGTA, from the coding sequence ATGTCTGACATTAATACAAAAGAAGCTGATGGTATAAATGAATTTGGAAAGCCATACAAAGTTCTAATCGTAGATGACTCTGCATTCGTTGTTAAACAGCTGCAGCAAATTTTTGTATCTGAGCAGTACAATGTAGTAGGAACTGCATAA
- a CDS encoding tetratricopeptide repeat protein: MPYLYNVEKRISIHIIIITLIAVLGIIAVAYLFTSNYIEKKRLKSIYNYMALEDYNNASFIFNELYTKRPLNKNILITGIDLYYDILIRSDKNDIITSASQNIIRYAKQLLLTSKFIKNKKIIYQRLGYSYQRLGHAYYIDSYKAYINAVNDGDNRVSTTIELSKICYEIGLYKDAVKYLEDAIDREIRENSEKFINMELYYELANAYEGDKDYTKAIQILSSMDGKFNNNYMLEARTYFKLGELYYRQGLYKESEFFYKKTLEIDDKNPDLYYSIGTLYLETKRRNEAIKMFREAIKIDNSYKPARDILRRL; the protein is encoded by the coding sequence ATGCCTTATCTATATAATGTTGAAAAAAGAATTAGCATACATATTATCATAATAACCTTAATTGCTGTCCTAGGCATTATTGCAGTTGCTTATCTGTTTACCTCTAACTATATAGAAAAAAAAAGATTGAAATCTATTTATAATTATATGGCATTAGAGGACTACAATAATGCATCTTTTATATTTAATGAGCTTTATACTAAAAGACCATTAAATAAAAATATACTCATCACTGGAATAGATTTATACTATGATATACTAATAAGATCTGATAAAAATGATATTATTACTTCGGCAAGTCAAAATATTATACGATATGCTAAGCAGCTTTTATTAACTTCCAAATTTATAAAAAATAAAAAAATCATATATCAAAGACTCGGATACAGCTATCAAAGACTTGGACATGCTTATTATATTGATTCTTACAAAGCATATATAAATGCGGTAAATGACGGGGATAATAGAGTATCAACTACTATAGAACTATCAAAAATATGCTATGAAATAGGACTATATAAGGATGCTGTAAAATATTTGGAAGATGCTATTGACAGAGAAATAAGAGAAAACAGCGAAAAGTTTATCAATATGGAATTATACTATGAACTTGCTAATGCATATGAAGGGGATAAAGATTATACTAAAGCTATACAAATATTATCATCTATGGATGGTAAATTTAATAATAATTATATGCTGGAAGCAAGAACTTATTTCAAATTGGGAGAATTATACTACAGACAGGGACTATATAAAGAAAGTGAATTTTTTTACAAAAAGACTTTAGAGATAGATGACAAAAATCCAGATTTATATTATAGTATAGGAACATTATATTTAGAAACTAAAAGAAGAAATGAAGCTATAAAAATGTTTAGAGAAGCTATCAAAATAGATAATTCGTATAAGCCCGCTAGGGATATATTAAGGAGATTGTAA
- a CDS encoding sodium:solute symporter family protein — MGGTIVIIIVIVYLAAMLFIGVYSSKKVNNSNDFALAGRNLGPVLLAGTLAATNIGGGTSLGLAEQAYGKWGLSAVWYVITASIAYLVLAFLAQRFRNAMVTTVSEYFYKRYGKANALVTSIIMGLPMIGITAAQIIASASILTVMTGWNYKLSVVIVTIVVTAYSSMGGLWGVAFTDLIQGSLVFIGSLAAIPFALHYAGGFEHVVSNLTQSQKSLTAGMGWPTIISLTIMYIASYSVGPEISQRFFSARDSKSLMIGSLVGGLVCILYSLFPAFLGLIASSVVKDGLLTSELLTSEGTRYILPVLAMNTMPPVIVGLLFSALISATMSSADSDMLAVSVIATNDIYKKYINKNASDKQLLFLGRACMIAVGLISMFIAFKASNLITILMFSFSLRAAGVFIPYLFGNYTNKKLSAAASMGSLIAGSVVTIFFQYNKNINLFGVDPIIPGIAASLIVFLVLSAIIQPKPDASNTK; from the coding sequence ATGGGAGGAACTATAGTAATAATTATAGTAATTGTATACCTAGCAGCTATGCTTTTTATAGGTGTATATTCAAGCAAAAAGGTTAACAATAGTAATGATTTTGCATTGGCTGGCAGGAATTTAGGACCTGTACTTTTAGCAGGAACTTTAGCTGCTACAAATATTGGAGGAGGTACTTCTTTAGGTTTAGCAGAGCAGGCCTATGGTAAATGGGGACTTTCTGCTGTTTGGTATGTAATAACTGCTTCTATTGCATATTTAGTTCTTGCTTTTTTGGCTCAGAGATTTAGAAATGCAATGGTTACTACTGTATCAGAATATTTTTATAAAAGATACGGAAAGGCTAATGCTTTGGTAACTTCAATAATAATGGGGCTTCCTATGATAGGTATAACAGCCGCTCAGATAATAGCTTCCGCAAGTATTTTGACTGTTATGACAGGTTGGAATTATAAACTATCAGTAGTAATAGTTACAATAGTAGTTACAGCATATTCTTCTATGGGAGGACTTTGGGGTGTTGCTTTCACTGATTTGATTCAAGGCTCTTTAGTTTTTATAGGAAGTTTAGCAGCTATACCTTTTGCTTTGCATTATGCAGGCGGTTTTGAGCATGTGGTTTCTAATTTAACACAGTCACAAAAGTCTTTAACTGCTGGTATGGGGTGGCCTACTATAATATCACTTACTATAATGTATATAGCTTCATATTCTGTAGGACCTGAAATAAGTCAGAGATTCTTTTCAGCAAGAGACTCTAAATCACTTATGATTGGTTCTTTAGTAGGGGGATTAGTATGCATATTGTATTCATTGTTTCCAGCTTTTTTAGGACTTATTGCTTCAAGTGTAGTCAAAGACGGACTTCTTACTTCTGAACTTTTAACTTCTGAAGGTACTAGATATATACTTCCAGTGCTTGCTATGAATACAATGCCTCCTGTTATAGTTGGATTATTGTTTTCTGCCTTAATATCTGCTACTATGTCTTCTGCGGACTCTGATATGCTTGCAGTGTCAGTAATAGCAACAAATGACATATATAAAAAATATATTAATAAAAATGCTTCTGACAAACAGTTACTTTTTCTTGGAAGAGCATGCATGATTGCCGTTGGGCTTATATCTATGTTTATAGCTTTTAAGGCTTCAAACTTAATAACAATACTTATGTTTTCATTTAGTCTGCGTGCGGCAGGAGTATTCATTCCGTATTTATTTGGAAACTATACAAACAAAAAACTCTCTGCAGCTGCTAGTATGGGATCATTGATAGCCGGAAGTGTTGTTACAATATTCTTCCAATACAATAAAAATATAAATTTATTTGGAGTTGACCCTATAATACCTGGTATAGCTGCTAGCTTAATAGTATTTTTAGTTCTTTCTGCTATAATACAGCCTAAGCCTGATGCTTCAAATACAAAATAA
- a CDS encoding CheR family methyltransferase, translated as MNELKLTDKQFDLFRDFVYRESGICFNVINKIILESRIASSMKERNLDKVEDYYKLVSSNKEELRTFLDNITTNLTKFFRNEPNFKLLKNYVLPRILKTKKIGEQIRIWSAGCSTGEEPYSIAITCLETPGVREQDIKIFASDLSLNSLVAAKEGRYEAHKVENVPEDYLKKYFDKLPSGEYAIKSNIKKLITFDYHNLRHRGSQTNMDVIFCRNVLIYFDNESVKLTVNRFYDILNEHGYLFIGHSESLFGLDTKFKFNNIDNSIVYTKN; from the coding sequence TTGAATGAACTAAAACTAACTGATAAACAATTTGATCTATTTAGGGATTTTGTATATAGAGAAAGCGGTATATGTTTTAATGTTATTAATAAAATTATTTTAGAGTCACGCATTGCATCTTCTATGAAAGAGAGAAATCTTGATAAAGTAGAAGACTATTATAAACTTGTATCTTCTAACAAGGAAGAACTTAGAACTTTTTTAGATAACATTACTACAAACCTTACAAAATTTTTTAGAAATGAACCTAATTTCAAATTACTTAAAAATTATGTTCTGCCTAGAATATTAAAAACAAAAAAAATAGGCGAACAAATAAGAATTTGGAGTGCAGGCTGCTCTACCGGTGAAGAACCATACTCTATAGCTATAACTTGTTTAGAAACTCCGGGAGTTAGAGAGCAAGATATTAAAATATTTGCAAGCGATCTTTCTCTTAATTCTTTGGTTGCCGCCAAAGAAGGAAGATACGAAGCCCATAAAGTGGAAAATGTTCCAGAAGACTATTTAAAAAAGTATTTTGACAAACTGCCGTCCGGAGAATATGCAATAAAAAGTAATATAAAAAAACTTATTACTTTCGATTATCATAATTTAAGACATAGAGGCAGCCAGACAAATATGGACGTTATTTTTTGCAGGAATGTACTTATTTACTTTGATAATGAATCTGTAAAACTTACTGTCAATAGATTTTATGATATATTAAATGAACATGGATATTTATTTATAGGACACAGCGAATCTTTATTTGGGCTTGATACCAAATTTAAATTTAATAATATAGATAATTCCATAGTATACACTAAAAATTAG
- a CDS encoding chemotaxis protein CheX codes for MRLDYIRPFTDASNEILQNYLKNGIKTSDITLKGDFVNASGIIAIVALSEDIVGHFIIDMEIETAKKIVSIMNDSEVKDIDKLSLSTVQELVNLIAGLAVTKLEKDGYNVDISPPVIMKSKNLEVSISDSEFLHIKLDTSIGDFNILVAVESEKE; via the coding sequence ATGAGACTTGACTATATAAGACCATTTACAGATGCCTCCAATGAAATACTTCAGAATTATCTAAAAAATGGTATCAAAACTAGCGATATAACTTTAAAAGGTGATTTTGTCAATGCTTCCGGTATTATAGCAATAGTAGCATTGTCAGAAGATATAGTCGGGCATTTTATAATTGATATGGAAATAGAAACAGCAAAAAAAATAGTTTCTATAATGAATGATAGTGAAGTAAAAGATATTGATAAGTTATCATTATCCACAGTACAGGAGCTTGTTAATTTAATAGCAGGACTTGCTGTAACAAAATTAGAAAAGGACGGATATAACGTTGATATATCGCCGCCTGTTATAATGAAAAGCAAGAATTTAGAAGTTTCGATAAGCGACTCGGAATTTCTTCATATAAAATTAGATACCTCTATTGGCGATTTTAATATATTAGTTGCCGTAGAATCAGAAAAGGAGTAA
- a CDS encoding bactofilin family protein, with protein MFMKRNESTESNSIIGEGSYFKGEFTLNGTLRVDGCYEGEKLEVDNVFVGQTGKIKSNIKTVSAVIEGIIIGNIEAKNRVMLMPTSRVLGEIRTPELIIQNGVILEGLCIVAPDPLTNPKETILSLYDNGSGNNN; from the coding sequence ATGTTTATGAAAAGAAATGAAAGTACGGAATCTAATTCTATTATAGGCGAAGGTTCATACTTCAAAGGAGAATTTACATTAAACGGTACTTTGAGAGTTGACGGCTGTTATGAAGGCGAAAAACTAGAAGTTGATAATGTATTTGTAGGTCAAACTGGAAAAATAAAATCTAATATAAAAACTGTATCTGCTGTTATTGAAGGTATAATTATAGGAAATATAGAGGCCAAAAACAGAGTTATGCTTATGCCTACAAGCAGAGTACTTGGAGAAATCAGAACACCTGAACTTATTATACAAAATGGTGTTATACTCGAAGGATTATGTATAGTTGCCCCAGACCCTCTTACTAATCCTAAAGAAACTATACTCTCCTTATATGATAACGGATCTGGAAATAATAACTAA